In the Brassica napus cultivar Da-Ae chromosome A7, Da-Ae, whole genome shotgun sequence genome, one interval contains:
- the LOC106356427 gene encoding AT-hook motif nuclear-localized protein 27, which yields MEGGYEQGGGANSRYFHNLFRPEIHHQQFQPQGGINLTDQHRHQQQHEQHQQPSDDSRESDHSNKDHHQPGGPDSSDRATSSSAPGKRPRGRPPGSKNKAKPPIIVTRDSPNALKSHVLEVSPGADIVESVSTYARRRGRGVSVLGGNGTVSNVTLRQPVTSGNGVGVGAGGVVTLHGRFEILSLTGTVLPPPAPPGAGGLSIFLAGGQGQVVGGVVVAPLVASAPVILMATSFSNAVFERLPIEEEEEEGGDGGGGGAPQMQQAPSASPPSGVTGQGQLGGNVGGYGFSADPHLHGWGAGTPSRPPFN from the coding sequence ATGGAAGGCGGTTACGAGCAAGGCGGTGGAGCTAATTCTAGATACTTCCATAACCTCTTCAGACCGGAGATTCACCATCAACAATTTCAACCGCAAGGCGGGATCAACTTGACTGACCAGCATCGCCATCAGCAGCAACACGAGCAGCACCAGCAGCCTTCGGATGATTCAAGAGAATCTGATCACTCAAACAAAGACCATCATCAACCGGGTGGACCAGATTCATCAGACCGGGCTACATCAAGCTCAGCACCAGGGAAACGTCCACGTGGACGTCCACCAGGATCTAAGAACAAGGCTAAGCCACCGATCATAGTGACGCGCGATAGCCCCAATGCGCTTAAATCTCATGTTCTTGAAGTATCTCCAGGAGCTGACATAGTTGAGAGTGTTTCAACTTACGCTAGGCGGAGAGGGAGAGGGGTCTCCGTTTTAGGAGGAAACGGCACCGTTTCTAACGTCACTCTCCGTCAGCCAGTCACTTCTGGAAATGGCGTTGGCGTTGGAGCCGGAGGAGTTGTGACTTTACATGGAAGGTTTGAGATTCTTTCGTTAACCGGAACCGTTTTGCCACCACCTGCGCCACCTGGTGCTGGTGGTCTGTCGATTTTTCTGGCCGGAGGGCAAGGTCAGGTGGTTGGAGGAGTCGTCGTGGCCCCGCTTGTGGCATCAGCTCCGGTTATACTAATGGCTACTTCGTTCTCAAATGCGGTTTTCGAGAGACTGCCTAtcgaggaggaagaggaagaaggcggtgatggaggaggaggaggagcaccGCAGATGCAGCAAGCTCCATCAGCATCTCCGCCGTCGGGAGTGACTGGTCAGGGACAGTTAGGAGGTAATGTCGGTGGTTATGGGTTTTCCGCTGATCCTCATTTGCATGGATGGGGAGCTGGTACACCTTCAAGACCACCTTTTAATTAA
- the LOC106356428 gene encoding uncharacterized protein LOC106356428, whose protein sequence is MIDRECYLLFCIIIFMIAVPCYTHERFDGKTLYAGKELWKETLPLQSGSRVYKLEGIKSNSWYEVKISYPASIPALFSLQLLRNGEVGLKVNQMRRLLNTEKLIFKSESFENKEGLHVLVTVEPEGIVAIPNLKERSFIIYNIVCEEQLLGIAYSCWSVVVLVVLCLVVALILPRFLPSYLLIKDGDRDR, encoded by the exons ATGATCGATAGAGAATGCTATTTGCTCTTCTGTATCATTATATTCATGATTGCTGTGCCTTGCTATACCCATGAAAG gTTTGATGGAAAAACTTTATATGCTGGGAAGGAGCTGTGGAAGGAGACTCTGCCATTACAATCTGGATCTCGTGTTTACAAATTAGAAGGGATTAAATCAAATTCTTGGTATGAAGTCAAGATCTCGTACCCAGCTTCT ATCCCGGCTCTGTTCTCTCTGCAACTGTTGAGGAATGGTGAAGTGGGGTTGAAGGTTAACCAGATGAGGAGACTACTCAACACTGAGAAGTTGATCTTCAAGTCCGAAAGTTTTGAAAACAAG GAGGGATTGCATGTTTTGGTGACGGTTGAACCTGAAGGAATCGTAGCTATACCTAATTTGAAAGAACGGTCGTTCATCATTTACAATATAG TTTGTGAAGAACAGCTATTAGGCATCGCATACTCATGCTGGTCAGTGGTGGTTTTAGTAGTATTGTGTCTGGTGGTTGCGCTGATTCTTCCCCGGTTTCTTCCATCTTATCTTCTAATCAAAGATGGAGATCGTGACCGTTAA
- the LOC106356429 gene encoding RNA-binding protein 24 → MAYSYSPFGDTTFTKVFVGGLAWETQSGTLLRHFEPYGAILEAVVIYDNNTGRSKGYGFVTFRDPEAARRACVDPAPIIDGRRANCNLASLGRPRLPMQYSVIPGRMRPASPYVGGHPYQQPVAYSYQQGVMYPYGATPYGPEYIYSQSHGLYGPYTGQQQYLQVYGVPGAVNSPGYQYGQFSQNIPAGHNYTAVQGYSVPGSHIQSPYPSVIAGPSPTQSHIIVQTSQHMQRSSSDQTTG, encoded by the exons ATGGCGTACTCGTACTCTCCTTTTGGTGATACAACCTTCACCAAGGTCTTCGTTGGTGGCCTTGCCTGGGAGACTCAGAGCGGCACTCTTCTTCGCCATTTCGAACCCTATGGTGCGATCCTTGAGGCGGTCGTTATTTACGATAACAACACTGGTCGATCCAAAGGCTACGGCTTT gtGACTTTCCGAGATCCAGAGGCTGCTAGGAGAGCATGTGTTGACCCAGCACCTATTATAGATGGCAGGCGTGCAAATTGTAATCTAGCTTCCCTTGGGAGACCTCGGCTTCCCATGCAATATTCGGTGATACCTG GACGGATGAGACCTGCTTCCCCATATGTTGGAGGACATCCGTATCAGCAACCAGTTGCTTATAGCTACCAGCAAGGAGTTATGTACCCTTATGG GGCTACACCATATGGACCTGAGTACATTTACTCACAGTCTCAT GGCTTGTATGGTCCTTACACTGGGCAACAACAGTACCTTCAGGTTTATGGAGTACCTGGGGCTGTTAACTCACCTGGCTACCAATATGGGCAATTTAGTCAAAACATCCCCGCTGGTCACAATTATACAGCGGTACAGGGCTATTCAGTTCCAGGAAGTCATATTCAATCTCCCTACCCTTCAGTTATAGCAGGTCCTTCCCCAACACAGTCCCATATTATTGTTCAGACTTCTCAACATATGCAAAGAAGCAGTTCTGATCAAACAACAGGGTGA
- the LOC106355252 gene encoding increased DNA methylation 3, whose amino-acid sequence MSLCSDGLSSDPYFLVNFIMSHYIGPDVFSDIPRCSASQRLSKRLPPYTPKQIGSSSLTVAQLQNLYYYVLRNASSSLLLHPDMVLMYLKGYLPMEPSGELHQFTHYFPTSLHPQKRYSPSLEIVKGIVVIDDPALAFIREGEVQRFRCLSRLDDLRIDRVVSLAPRPVKLLDENRGTEQECLSNGEVTSNGLVSDQELQDTSKRKKVEEAVAVDAVCVNSDHIPEGLSGDIPQRKGTEQEEAMSNGLVTNQECNSSAEPLETCKRKKDEEEAVSAQASCGVISKTPERFRETYKRRRFKNSSTTATNNKNGETLMERDKTDPPLVIVPPEMKECDEEPTVVTKGTASRGTSIGVVDIGVNNVAYFFQVALPGVSKENDKFSCEIKSDGKVIIEGSTTIGQKTVERHSRVFKMNSRTLWPPGPFKLSFNLPGPVDPRFVSPNFRSDGIFEAVVIRQKDTI is encoded by the exons ATGAGTCTGTGTAGCGACGGATTATCAAGCGATCCCTACTTCTTGGTTAATTTCATAATGAGCCATTATATAGGTCCTGACGTGTTTTCAGATATCCCAAGATGCTCTGCTTCTCAAAGACTATCAAAACGCTTGCCTCCTTACACCCCCAAGCAAATCGGATCCTCCTCTCTAACCGTTGCTCAGCTACAGAACTTGTACTATTACGTTCTCAGAAACGCTAGCTCCTCCCTCCTCCTTCATCCTGACATGGTTCTTATGTACCTCAAGGGTTATCTACCTATGGAGCCAAGCGGAGAGCTTCATCAGTTCACTCATTATTTCCCTACGAGTCTCCACCCGCAGAAAAGGTATTCCCCGAGTCTCGAGATTGTCAAGGGCATTGTTGTTATTGATGATCCTGCTCTTGCGTTTATAAGAGAGGGAGAGGTCCAGAGATTCAGATGCTTGTCACGTTTGGATGATCTTAGAATAGATAGGGTCGTGTCTTTGGCTCCTCGACCTGTCAAGCTTCTGGATGAAAACCGAGGAACCGAGCAGGAGTGTTTAAGTAATGGAGAAGTGACATCAAATGGTCTTGTCAGTGACCAAGAACTTCAAGACACTagcaaaagaaagaaagtggAGGAAGCAGTTGCTGTTGATGCTGTTTGTGTAAACAGTGATCATATCCCAGAAGGACTATCAGGAGACATACCACAGAGAAAGGGAACGGAGCAGGAGGAAGCGATGTCCAATGGACTTGTCACTAACCAAGAATGTAACTCATCTGCTGAGCCTCTAGAAACATGCAAGAggaagaaagatgaagaagaagcagtttCTGCTCAAGCTTCTTGTGGTGTCATCAGCAAGACCCCAGAAAGATTTCGAGAGACTTACAAGAGAAGACGGTTCAAAAACTCATCAACAACAGCAACAAACAACAAGAATGGAGAAACTCTTATGGAAAGAGACAAAACAGATCCGCCACTTGTAATTGTTCCTCCTGAGATGAAGGAATGTGATGAAGAACCAACGGTTGTAACTAAAGGAACAGCAAGTAGAGGAACATCCATTGGTGTTGTCGACATTGGCGTCAACAACGTTGCTTACTTTTTCCAGGTGGCTCTGCCCGGTGTCAGCAAAGAGAACG ATAAGTTCAGCTGTGAGATTAAATCAGATGGAAAGGTTATAATTGAGGGATCAACCACAATAGGACAGAAGACGGTAGAGAGGCATTCTCGTGTTTTCAAGATGAATAGCCGGACGCTGTGGCCTCCTGGACCGTTCAAGCTGTCCTTTAACCTCCCAGGACCAGTTGATCCGCGGTTTGTCTCTCCTAACTTCAGATCAGATGGTATCTTCGAGGCTGTAGTTATCAGACAGAAAGACACTATCTAG